The following coding sequences are from one Salvia hispanica cultivar TCC Black 2014 chromosome 3, UniMelb_Shisp_WGS_1.0, whole genome shotgun sequence window:
- the LOC125211641 gene encoding NDR1/HIN1-like protein 6 produces MADHQRIHPVDPEAGPPPKPTAPLVGRGSYRSEQGDPERPMHRTIPYAPMKPPKRRGSCFKKCLCWTLALIIIQIILIGILAAIIYFVFDPKIPKYSVDAMRITELSPSTVDNSLSATFNVNITARNPNKKIGIYYEGGSHLSVWYTGTKLCEGSLPKFYQGHRNTTQLSLVLTGQTQDASGLLASLDAQRQTGNVPLNLRATVPVRIKLGSLKLMKWKFLVRCRVNVDSLAQNDAIRIRDSSCKFRFRL; encoded by the coding sequence ATGGCTGATCATCAAAGAATCCACCCGGTAGACCCCGAGGCCGGGCCTCCCCCGAAACCCACCGCCCCACTCGTCGGGCGAGGCTCGTACCGGTCGGAGCAGGGAGACCCGGAGAGGCCGATGCACCGGACAATCCCGTACGCGCCAATGAAGCCGCCCAAGAGGAGGGGCAGCTGCTTCAAGAAGTGCCTATGCTGGACACTAGCCCTCATCATCATCCAAATCATACTAATCGGCATACTAGCTGCCATAATATACTTCGTATTCGACCcgaaaataccaaaatactCGGTCGACGCCATGAGGATCACCGAGTTGAGCCCCAGCACCGTCGACAACAGCCTGTCCGCGACGTTCAACGTCAACATCACGGCGAGGAACCCCAACAAGAAGATAGGAATATACTACGAGGGAGGGAGCCATCTGAGCGTGTGGTACACGGGCACGAAGCTGTGCGAAGGTTCACTGCCCAAGTTCTACCAGGGCCACCGCAACACGACGCAGCTCAGCCTCGTGCTCACTGGCCAGACGCAGGATGCATCCGGCCTGCTGGCCTCGCTGGATGCGCAGCGCCAGACCGGGAACGTCCCGTTGAACCTCAGGGCCACGGTGCCGGTGAGGATCAAGCTGGGGAGCTTGAAGCTGATGAAGTGGAAGTTCTTGGTGAGGTGCAGGGTTAATGTTGACAGTTTGGCTCAGAATGATGCAATCAGGATCAGAGACAGCAGCTGTAAATTTAGGTTCAGGCTTtg